One window of the Pseudomonas sp. S04 genome contains the following:
- the erpA gene encoding iron-sulfur cluster insertion protein ErpA, whose protein sequence is MSVESFTPTALQFTHGAAHKVKSLVDEEGNDRLKLRVFVTGGGCSGFQYGFTFDEEVADDDTIVEREGVSLVVDPMSYQYLAGAEVDYQEGLEGSRFVIKNPNATTTCGCGSSFSI, encoded by the coding sequence ATGAGCGTCGAATCCTTCACCCCCACGGCTTTGCAATTCACCCACGGTGCCGCGCACAAGGTGAAGAGCCTGGTCGATGAAGAGGGTAATGATCGCTTGAAGCTGCGCGTATTTGTTACGGGCGGCGGTTGTTCGGGGTTTCAATACGGCTTTACCTTCGATGAAGAAGTGGCCGATGACGACACCATCGTCGAGCGCGAAGGCGTCAGCCTGGTGGTCGACCCGATGAGCTACCAGTACCTGGCCGGTGCCGAGGTGGATTATCAGGAAGGTCTGGAAGGTTCACGGTTTGTGATCAAGAACCCGAATGCGACAACCACCTGCGGTTGTGGCTCCTCGTTCTCGATCTGA
- a CDS encoding peptidoglycan DD-metalloendopeptidase family protein, whose amino-acid sequence MTTEPSKAPPLYPKTHLLAASGIAALLSLALLVFPSSDVEAKKTTLSLELESPLEQLTQDQDAADAAQATIEPVEPPFAQIENSTEDTPQTAEAAPAPVVEEKKAPSHREVIVAKGDTLSTLFEKVGLPSTSVNEILASDKQAKLFTQLKRGQKLEFELGPDGQLTTLHSKISDLDSISLTRNAKGYAFNRTTAKPTVRTAYVHGVINSSLSQSAARAGLSHSLTMDMASVFGYDVDFAQDIRQGDEFDVIYEQKVVNGKAVGNGPILSARFTNRGKTYTAVRYTNKQGNSSYYTADGNSMRKAFIRTPVDFARISSRFSMGRKHPILNKIRAHKGVDYAAPRGTPIKAAGDGKVLLAGRRGGYGNTVIIQHGNSYRTLYGHMQGFAKGVKTGGSVKQGQVIGYIGTTGLSTGPHLHYEFQVNGVHVDPLGQKLPMADPIAKAERARFLQQSQPLMARMEQEKSTLLASSKR is encoded by the coding sequence ATGACCACAGAACCGTCTAAAGCGCCGCCGCTTTATCCGAAGACCCACCTGCTCGCTGCGAGCGGCATTGCCGCCTTGCTCAGCCTGGCGCTCCTGGTGTTTCCATCCAGTGACGTCGAAGCCAAAAAGACCACTCTGAGCCTTGAGCTGGAAAGCCCCCTAGAACAACTGACACAAGATCAAGACGCTGCCGACGCCGCTCAAGCCACAATTGAACCCGTAGAACCGCCCTTCGCCCAGATCGAAAACAGCACCGAAGACACCCCGCAAACCGCTGAAGCGGCCCCTGCACCGGTGGTCGAAGAGAAAAAGGCACCAAGCCACCGCGAAGTAATTGTCGCCAAGGGCGACACGCTGTCCACGCTGTTCGAGAAGGTTGGACTGCCCTCCACTTCCGTCAACGAGATCCTGGCCAGCGACAAGCAAGCCAAGCTCTTCACCCAACTCAAGCGCGGCCAGAAACTCGAGTTCGAACTGGGTCCAGACGGCCAGTTGACGACGCTGCACAGCAAGATCAGCGACCTCGATAGCATCAGCCTGACCAGGAATGCCAAAGGCTATGCGTTCAATCGCACTACGGCCAAGCCGACCGTACGTACCGCTTATGTCCACGGCGTGATCAACAGCTCGCTGTCCCAGTCGGCAGCGCGTGCTGGCCTGTCCCACAGCCTGACCATGGACATGGCCAGTGTGTTTGGCTACGACGTCGACTTTGCCCAGGACATTCGCCAGGGTGACGAGTTCGACGTGATCTACGAACAGAAAGTGGTCAACGGCAAGGCTGTCGGCAATGGCCCGATCTTGTCCGCCCGCTTCACCAACCGCGGCAAGACCTACACCGCCGTGCGCTACACCAACAAACAAGGCAACAGCAGCTACTACACCGCCGATGGCAACAGCATGCGCAAGGCGTTCATCCGTACACCGGTGGACTTCGCCCGTATTAGCTCGCGTTTCTCCATGGGCCGCAAGCATCCAATTCTGAACAAAATTCGCGCCCACAAAGGCGTCGACTACGCCGCACCGCGCGGTACGCCGATCAAGGCTGCCGGCGACGGCAAGGTCCTGCTGGCGGGCCGCCGCGGTGGCTACGGCAACACCGTGATCATTCAGCATGGCAATTCCTACCGCACCCTGTACGGCCACATGCAAGGCTTTGCCAAAGGCGTGAAGACCGGCGGCAGCGTCAAGCAGGGCCAGGTGATCGGCTACATCGGCACCACCGGCCTGTCGACCGGGCCGCACCTGCACTATGAGTTCCAGGTCAACGGCGTTCACGTCGACCCTCTGGGCCAGAAGCTGCCGATGGCCGACCCGATCGCCAAGGCCGAACGTGCGCGCTTCCTGCAGCAGAGCCAGCCACTGATGGCGCGCATGGAGCAAGAAAAATCCACCCTGCTCGCTTCGAGCAAACGCTAA
- the birA gene encoding bifunctional biotin--[acetyl-CoA-carboxylase] ligase/biotin operon repressor BirA, which translates to MLTLLKLLKDGRFHSGQALGVALGISRSAVWKQLQHLEAELGLTIHKVRGRGYQLRAPLTLLDPAGVAEHSPSSQWPVLVFDSLDSTNAEALRSIERGMAAPFLVLAERQTAGRGRRGRKWVSPFAENLYYSLVLRIDGGMRQLEGLSLVVGLAVMQTLRDLGIAGAGLKWPNDVLVGEKKIAGILLELVGDPADVCHVVLGVGINVNMQEADEVDQQWTSMYLEAGKGFDRNLLVAHLGGVLQEHLNRHQSAGFSVLQAQWEQGHLWQGRAVSLIAGVNRIDGVVMGIDGQGALRLKVDGVEKVFSGGELSLRLRDDS; encoded by the coding sequence ATGCTGACGTTGTTAAAACTCTTGAAAGATGGTCGTTTCCATTCCGGGCAAGCGCTTGGCGTTGCTCTGGGGATCAGCCGGAGTGCTGTTTGGAAGCAACTCCAGCATCTCGAGGCGGAGTTGGGTCTCACTATTCATAAGGTGCGCGGTCGCGGCTATCAGTTGCGCGCGCCCCTGACGCTGCTCGATCCGGCCGGGGTCGCTGAGCATTCGCCGTCCAGTCAATGGCCGGTGCTGGTCTTTGACTCGCTTGATTCAACCAATGCCGAAGCCCTGCGTTCAATCGAGCGGGGGATGGCGGCGCCGTTCCTGGTGCTTGCGGAGCGGCAAACGGCCGGTCGTGGTCGCCGGGGTCGCAAGTGGGTCAGTCCCTTTGCCGAAAACCTTTACTACAGCCTAGTGCTGCGTATCGATGGTGGTATGCGCCAGTTGGAGGGCTTGAGCCTGGTGGTAGGCCTTGCCGTGATGCAGACTTTGAGAGACCTGGGCATTGCTGGGGCGGGGTTGAAGTGGCCCAATGATGTACTGGTTGGCGAGAAAAAGATCGCCGGCATATTGTTGGAGTTGGTCGGAGATCCTGCTGATGTGTGCCACGTTGTCCTGGGTGTGGGGATCAACGTGAATATGCAGGAGGCTGATGAGGTCGATCAGCAGTGGACCTCCATGTACTTGGAGGCGGGCAAGGGGTTTGATCGTAATCTGCTGGTGGCACACCTCGGTGGTGTGCTCCAGGAACACCTTAATCGTCACCAGTCTGCAGGTTTTTCGGTGCTGCAGGCGCAGTGGGAGCAAGGTCACCTCTGGCAAGGGCGTGCGGTATCGCTGATTGCCGGGGTGAACCGGATTGATGGTGTGGTGATGGGTATCGACGGGCAAGGTGCGCTGCGCTTGAAAGTCGACGGCGTGGAAAAGGTTTTTAGTGGTGGCGAGCTAAGTTTGAGGCTGCGCGATGATTCTTGA
- a CDS encoding pantothenate kinase — MILELDCGNSFIKWRVLHADATHLFAEGVVDSDLALLEGLRGCVGLDLKYCRLVSVRTNDETAALVTALADAFGVFALCAAPSRSMSGVENGYEDFQRLGLDRWLAMLGAYHLAAGACLVLDFGTALTADFIAADGKHLGGFICPGMPLMRHQLRTHTRRIRYDDIAASRALESFAPGRNTVEAVERGCSLMLRGFVLTQLELAREYWGEDFSVFLTGGDADLVSGVVPQARVVPDLVFVGLAMACPLS; from the coding sequence ATGATTCTTGAGCTCGACTGTGGGAATAGCTTTATCAAGTGGCGCGTGCTGCATGCAGACGCCACGCATCTGTTTGCCGAGGGTGTGGTGGACTCGGACCTGGCCCTGCTGGAGGGTCTGCGCGGCTGTGTGGGGCTGGATCTCAAGTACTGTCGCCTGGTCAGTGTGCGCACCAATGATGAAACGGCAGCGTTGGTGACGGCATTGGCCGATGCATTTGGTGTTTTCGCGCTGTGTGCGGCGCCGTCCAGGTCGATGTCCGGGGTTGAGAATGGTTACGAGGATTTTCAGCGACTCGGCCTCGATCGCTGGTTGGCCATGCTCGGCGCCTATCACCTGGCCGCAGGGGCCTGTCTGGTACTGGATTTCGGTACGGCACTGACAGCCGACTTCATTGCTGCTGATGGCAAGCACCTGGGGGGCTTCATTTGCCCGGGTATGCCGCTGATGCGTCATCAATTACGCACGCACACCCGGCGCATTCGTTATGACGACATCGCGGCCTCTCGGGCGCTGGAAAGTTTCGCGCCGGGTCGTAATACGGTTGAGGCGGTAGAGCGTGGCTGTTCATTGATGCTGCGTGGGTTTGTCCTGACTCAGCTGGAACTGGCGCGTGAGTACTGGGGCGAAGATTTCAGCGTGTTTCTCACCGGCGGCGACGCGGACCTGGTGTCCGGCGTCGTCCCGCAAGCGCGGGTAGTGCCGGATCTTGTATTCGTGGGTCTGGCCATGGCCTGTCCATTGTCCTGA
- the secE gene encoding preprotein translocase subunit SecE, which translates to MTPKAEAQGSRFDLLKWLVVAALVVVGVVGNQYYSASPILYRVLALLAIAAAAAFVGLQTAKGKSFFVLVKEARTEIRKVVWPTRQETTQTTLIVVAVVLVMALLLWGLDSLLGWLVSLIVG; encoded by the coding sequence ATGACTCCTAAGGCTGAAGCTCAAGGCTCTCGCTTCGATCTGCTTAAGTGGCTAGTAGTAGCTGCTTTGGTGGTTGTTGGCGTTGTTGGCAATCAGTATTACTCTGCTTCGCCGATCCTGTACCGTGTACTCGCTTTGCTTGCTATTGCTGCTGCAGCTGCCTTTGTAGGCCTGCAAACAGCGAAGGGCAAGTCTTTCTTTGTACTGGTTAAGGAAGCTCGCACCGAGATTCGTAAAGTCGTGTGGCCAACTCGCCAAGAAACCACGCAGACCACCCTGATTGTGGTGGCTGTTGTTCTGGTTATGGCGTTGCTGTTGTGGGGGCTTGATTCCCTGCTCGGTTGGCTTGTTTCCTTGATTGTTGGCTAA
- the rplK gene encoding 50S ribosomal protein L11, giving the protein MAKKITAYIKLQVKAAQANPSPPVGPALGQHGVNIMEFCKAFNARTQGLEPGLPTPVIITVYSDRSFTFETKSTPASVLLKKAAGLTSGSARPNTVKVGTVTRAQLEEIAKTKNADLTAADMEAAVRTIAGSARSMGLNVEGV; this is encoded by the coding sequence ATGGCCAAGAAGATTACCGCTTACATCAAGCTGCAAGTGAAGGCCGCTCAGGCTAACCCAAGCCCACCTGTTGGTCCGGCCCTGGGTCAGCACGGCGTGAACATCATGGAATTCTGCAAGGCTTTCAACGCCCGTACTCAGGGTCTTGAGCCAGGTCTGCCGACTCCAGTGATCATCACTGTCTACAGCGACCGTAGCTTCACGTTCGAAACCAAGTCGACCCCTGCTTCGGTTCTGCTGAAGAAGGCTGCTGGTCTGACTAGCGGTTCCGCTCGTCCTAACACCGTTAAGGTTGGCACCGTAACTCGTGCTCAGCTGGAAGAAATCGCGAAAACCAAAAACGCGGATCTGACTGCAGCTGATATGGAAGCAGCCGTGCGTACTATCGCCGGTTCTGCTCGTAGCATGGGCCTTAACGTGGAG
- the nusG gene encoding transcription termination/antitermination protein NusG, whose amino-acid sequence MAKRWYVVHAYSGYEKHVMRSLVERVKLAGMEDGFGEILVPTEEVVEMRNGQKRKSERKFFPGYVLVQMDMNEGTWHLVKDTPRVMGFIGGTADKPAPITDKEAEAILRRVADGSDKPKPKTLFEPGEVVRVTDGPFADFNGTVEEVNYEKSRIQVAVLIFGRSTPVELEFSQVEKV is encoded by the coding sequence GTGGCTAAGCGTTGGTACGTTGTGCATGCTTACTCGGGTTACGAGAAGCATGTCATGCGCTCGTTGGTAGAGCGCGTAAAGCTGGCTGGCATGGAAGATGGCTTCGGCGAAATTCTGGTTCCCACTGAAGAAGTGGTTGAAATGCGTAATGGCCAGAAACGCAAAAGCGAGCGCAAATTCTTCCCTGGTTATGTGCTGGTCCAGATGGATATGAACGAGGGTACTTGGCACTTGGTCAAGGACACTCCTCGGGTGATGGGTTTCATCGGCGGTACCGCTGATAAACCTGCACCGATCACTGATAAAGAGGCAGAAGCGATTCTGCGTCGTGTTGCTGATGGTAGCGACAAGCCGAAGCCGAAGACGTTGTTCGAGCCGGGCGAAGTGGTTCGTGTCACCGACGGTCCGTTTGCCGATTTCAATGGCACGGTCGAAGAAGTTAACTACGAAAAGAGCCGGATCCAAGTGGCAGTGCTCATTTTCGGTCGCTCTACTCCGGTAGAGCTAGAGTTCAGCCAGGTCGAAAAGGTCTAG
- a CDS encoding anhydro-N-acetylmuramic acid kinase: MALYIGLMSGTSLDGLDIALIEYEGAIKLIATHYIPMPDSLRTELLGLCASGPDEIARSALAQHNWVTLAAEGINALLATQQLQAADIRAIGSHGQTIRHEPARGFTVQIGNPALLTELTGISVVSDFRSRDVAAGGQGAPLVPAFHEALFGQHHGNRAVLNVGGFSNLSLIETGKPVSGFDCGPGNVLLDAWIHQQRGETFDRDGAWAASGRVEPALLNALLSDPFFLTKGPKSTGREVFNLPWLTQHLARLPGFAAQDVQATLLELTALTIVESLQAAQLDTQTLLVCGGGAHNATLMARLASLLPNAGVDSTAAYGVDPDWVEAMAFAWLAHCCLEGIPANRPSVTGARGLRVLGAIYPA; the protein is encoded by the coding sequence ATGGCGCTCTACATCGGCCTGATGTCCGGGACCAGCCTGGATGGCCTGGACATTGCGCTGATCGAGTACGAGGGGGCGATCAAGCTGATCGCCACCCACTACATTCCCATGCCTGACTCCCTGCGCACCGAGCTGCTTGGCTTGTGCGCCAGCGGGCCGGACGAGATCGCCCGATCAGCGCTTGCCCAGCACAACTGGGTCACCCTGGCGGCCGAAGGCATCAACGCCCTGCTAGCCACGCAACAGCTCCAAGCCGCCGACATCCGTGCGATCGGCAGCCACGGCCAGACCATTCGCCACGAACCCGCACGCGGGTTCACCGTGCAAATCGGCAACCCGGCCCTGCTAACCGAGCTGACTGGAATCAGCGTCGTCAGCGATTTCCGCAGCCGTGATGTCGCAGCCGGCGGCCAAGGTGCACCGTTGGTACCGGCCTTCCATGAAGCCCTGTTCGGCCAGCATCACGGTAATCGTGCCGTGTTGAACGTGGGCGGCTTCAGCAATCTGAGCCTGATTGAGACAGGCAAGCCGGTCTCGGGATTCGACTGTGGCCCCGGCAACGTCCTGCTGGATGCCTGGATTCATCAGCAACGCGGGGAAACCTTTGACCGCGACGGCGCTTGGGCGGCCAGTGGCCGTGTCGAGCCGGCCTTGCTGAACGCCTTGCTCAGCGACCCCTTCTTCCTGACCAAGGGTCCGAAAAGCACCGGCCGGGAAGTGTTCAACCTGCCCTGGCTGACCCAGCACCTGGCCCGCCTGCCGGGATTCGCCGCCCAAGACGTACAGGCCACGCTGCTTGAGCTGACTGCCCTGACCATTGTTGAATCACTGCAAGCCGCGCAACTCGACACCCAGACCCTGCTGGTGTGCGGTGGCGGTGCCCACAACGCAACACTGATGGCCCGCCTTGCCAGCCTGCTACCCAACGCAGGTGTCGACAGCACCGCAGCGTACGGCGTCGATCCGGACTGGGTCGAAGCCATGGCTTTTGCCTGGCTGGCCCATTGCTGCCTCGAAGGCATCCCGGCCAATCGCCCGAGCGTCACTGGCGCCCGCGGCCTGCGAGTCCTTGGCGCCATCTACCCCGCCTGA
- the tuf gene encoding elongation factor Tu translates to MAKEKFERNKPHVNVGTIGHVDHGKTTLTAALTRVCSEVFGSAKVDFDKIDSAPEEKARGITINTAHVEYDSAVRHYAHVDCPGHADYVKNMITGAAQMDGAILVCSAADGPMPQTREHILLSRQVGVPYIVVFLNKADMVDDAELLELVEMEVRDLLSTYDFPGDDTPIIIGSALMALNGQDDNEMGTTAVKKLVETLDTYIPQPERAIDKPFLMPIEDVFSISGRGTVVTGRVERGIVRIQEEVEIVGLRDTVKTTCTGVEMFRKLLDEGRAGENCGVLLRGTKRDDVERGQVLVKPGTVKPHTKFTAEVYVLSKEEGGRHTPFFKGYRPQFYFRTTDVTGNCELPEGVEMVMPGDNIQMTVTLIKTIAMEDGLRFAIREGGRTVGAGVVAKVIE, encoded by the coding sequence ATGGCTAAGGAAAAGTTCGAACGTAATAAGCCGCACGTCAACGTAGGCACCATTGGTCACGTCGACCACGGCAAAACTACTCTGACTGCTGCTCTGACTCGTGTCTGCTCCGAAGTGTTCGGTTCGGCGAAGGTCGACTTCGACAAGATCGATAGCGCCCCTGAAGAAAAAGCTCGTGGCATTACCATTAACACCGCTCACGTTGAGTACGATTCGGCCGTGCGTCACTACGCACACGTGGACTGCCCAGGTCACGCCGACTACGTAAAAAACATGATTACCGGTGCTGCTCAGATGGATGGCGCAATTCTGGTTTGCTCGGCCGCTGATGGTCCGATGCCGCAAACCCGTGAGCACATCCTGTTGTCCCGCCAGGTAGGCGTTCCGTACATCGTGGTCTTCCTGAACAAGGCTGACATGGTTGACGACGCTGAGCTGCTGGAGCTGGTTGAGATGGAGGTGCGTGATTTGCTCAGCACCTACGATTTCCCGGGTGACGACACTCCGATCATCATTGGTTCGGCGCTGATGGCGCTGAATGGTCAAGACGACAACGAGATGGGTACTACTGCCGTCAAGAAGTTGGTCGAGACCCTGGATACTTATATTCCGCAGCCTGAGCGTGCTATCGACAAGCCGTTCCTGATGCCAATTGAAGACGTATTCTCGATCTCTGGTCGTGGTACGGTTGTGACTGGTCGTGTTGAGCGTGGCATTGTTCGCATCCAGGAAGAAGTTGAGATCGTTGGTCTTCGTGACACGGTCAAGACAACTTGCACGGGTGTTGAGATGTTCCGCAAGTTGCTGGACGAAGGTCGTGCTGGTGAGAACTGCGGCGTCCTGCTGCGTGGCACCAAGCGTGATGACGTTGAGCGTGGTCAGGTCCTGGTCAAGCCGGGTACTGTCAAGCCGCACACCAAGTTCACTGCAGAGGTTTACGTTCTGAGCAAGGAAGAGGGTGGTCGTCATACGCCATTCTTCAAAGGCTACCGTCCACAGTTCTACTTCCGGACCACTGATGTGACCGGTAACTGCGAACTGCCGGAAGGCGTCGAAATGGTAATGCCAGGTGACAACATCCAGATGACTGTCACTCTGATCAAAACCATCGCGATGGAAGATGGTCTGCGTTTCGCTATCCGTGAAGGCGGTCGTACCGTCGGCGCTGGCGTCGTAGCCAAAGTAATCGAGTAA
- the tyrS gene encoding tyrosine--tRNA ligase, with amino-acid sequence MKSVEEQLALIKRGAEELLVESELIEKLKRGQPLRIKAGFDPTAPDLHLGHTVLINKLRQFQDLGHQVIFLIGDFTGMIGDPSGKSATRPPLTREQVLENAETYKTQVFKILDPAKTEVAFNSTWMDQMGPADFIRLTSQYTVARMLERDDFDKRYSTNQPIAIHEFLYPLVQGYDSVALRADVELGGTDQKFNLLMGRELQRGYGQEAQCILTMPLLEGLDGVKKMSKSLGNYVGIQEAPGVMYGKLVSIPDALMWRYFELLSFRSMAEIDALRADVEAGANPRDIKIKLAEEIVARFHGEEAAANAHRAAGNRMKEGELPDDLPEIELTATEDMPIAAVLNKAGLVKNSAVARDLLGSGGVRIDGEVVDRTFIYVLGATHVCQAGKKAFARITLKSE; translated from the coding sequence ATGAAGTCGGTTGAAGAGCAGCTAGCGCTGATCAAACGTGGTGCGGAAGAACTGTTGGTCGAGTCCGAGCTGATCGAGAAGCTCAAGCGTGGCCAGCCGCTGCGTATTAAGGCTGGCTTCGACCCGACTGCGCCGGATTTGCACCTGGGCCACACGGTGCTTATTAATAAGCTGCGCCAGTTCCAGGATCTGGGTCACCAGGTGATCTTCCTGATTGGTGACTTCACCGGGATGATCGGTGATCCGAGCGGCAAGAGCGCAACCCGTCCGCCCCTGACCCGCGAGCAGGTCCTCGAGAATGCCGAGACCTACAAGACTCAGGTGTTCAAGATCCTTGATCCAGCCAAGACCGAAGTGGCGTTCAACTCCACCTGGATGGATCAGATGGGTCCGGCGGACTTCATTCGCCTGACTTCGCAGTACACCGTGGCGCGGATGCTCGAGCGCGATGACTTCGACAAGCGCTACTCGACCAACCAGCCTATCGCGATTCACGAGTTCCTCTATCCGCTGGTCCAGGGTTACGACTCGGTGGCTTTGCGCGCCGACGTCGAGCTGGGCGGTACCGACCAGAAGTTCAACCTGTTGATGGGGCGTGAGCTGCAGCGCGGCTATGGTCAGGAAGCTCAGTGCATTCTGACCATGCCGTTGCTTGAGGGTCTGGATGGCGTGAAGAAGATGTCCAAGTCCCTGGGCAACTACGTCGGGATCCAGGAAGCGCCGGGCGTCATGTACGGCAAGCTGGTCTCGATTCCGGATGCGTTGATGTGGCGTTACTTCGAGCTGCTCAGTTTCCGCTCCATGGCAGAGATCGATGCATTGCGCGCTGATGTCGAGGCAGGTGCCAATCCGCGGGATATCAAGATCAAACTGGCTGAAGAGATCGTTGCGCGTTTCCATGGTGAAGAGGCTGCGGCCAACGCTCACCGTGCGGCGGGTAATCGCATGAAAGAAGGCGAGCTGCCAGACGACTTGCCGGAAATCGAACTGACAGCCACTGAGGATATGCCGATCGCAGCCGTCCTTAATAAGGCAGGGCTGGTAAAGAACTCGGCAGTTGCTCGTGACCTGCTCGGTTCGGGCGGTGTGCGCATTGATGGTGAAGTGGTTGATCGCACCTTTATATACGTACTGGGCGCGACCCATGTTTGCCAGGCCGGCAAGAAAGCATTTGCGCGTATTACGCTTAAATCCGAGTAA